A stretch of Frankiaceae bacterium DNA encodes these proteins:
- a CDS encoding NAD kinase, which yields MTREVLLVVHTGREKALGAAGEVAAALRDAGLGVRLLASEAPEARIDDATVLDDAKAADGAELIIVLGGDGTLLRAAELARPAGTPLLGVNLGHVGFLAEIEPDDIRATVAHVEAKSYTVEERLTLDVTVRRDGEVVGTDWALNEASVEKAARERMIEVVAAIDGRPLSRYGCDGLVLATPTGSTAYAFSAGGPVVAPDVEALLLVPISAHALFARPVVVGPGSVITVDLLPGAGGGVLFCDGRRVTELGQGVRVEVRRGAQPVRLARIHPAPFTERLVAKFRLPTDGWRNP from the coding sequence GTGACCCGCGAGGTGCTGCTCGTCGTCCACACCGGCCGCGAGAAGGCGCTCGGGGCGGCCGGCGAGGTCGCCGCCGCGCTGCGCGACGCGGGCCTCGGCGTACGACTGCTCGCGAGCGAGGCGCCCGAGGCCCGTATCGATGACGCGACGGTCCTCGACGACGCGAAGGCCGCCGACGGCGCCGAGCTCATCATCGTGCTCGGCGGCGACGGCACGCTGCTCCGCGCGGCCGAGCTGGCCCGCCCCGCGGGCACGCCGCTGCTCGGCGTCAACCTCGGCCATGTCGGGTTCCTCGCCGAGATCGAGCCCGACGACATCCGCGCGACTGTCGCTCACGTCGAGGCCAAGTCGTACACCGTCGAGGAGCGGCTGACTCTCGACGTGACGGTGAGACGCGACGGCGAGGTCGTCGGCACCGACTGGGCGCTCAACGAGGCCTCGGTCGAGAAGGCCGCACGCGAACGCATGATCGAGGTCGTCGCCGCGATCGACGGCAGGCCGCTGAGCCGCTACGGCTGCGACGGGCTGGTGCTCGCGACGCCGACGGGGAGCACGGCGTACGCGTTCTCGGCGGGCGGGCCGGTCGTGGCTCCCGACGTCGAGGCGCTGCTGCTGGTGCCGATCAGCGCGCACGCCCTGTTCGCGCGGCCGGTCGTCGTCGGTCCCGGCAGCGTCATCACCGTGGACCTGCTGCCGGGGGCGGGAGGCGGGGTGCTGTTCTGCGATGGGCGCCGCGTCACCGAGCTCGGCCAGGGCGTGCGCGTGGAGGTCAGGCGCGGCGCCCAGCCGGTACGGCTCGCACGGATCCACCCGGCGCCGTTCACCGAACGCCTCGTGGCGAAGTTCCGGCTCCCGACGGACGGCTGGCGCAACCCGTAG
- a CDS encoding alkyl sulfatase: MASVEECEAALHDVARLLHKVDEDLREQHVVERTLSCWVSDLKECFTARIGPEGLTGIERGGQHDGQIRVKVSSDDLVALTKGELSFPIAWATGKVKVDASISDLLRLRSLL; encoded by the coding sequence ATGGCCTCGGTCGAAGAGTGCGAGGCGGCGTTGCACGACGTGGCAAGGCTGCTGCACAAGGTCGATGAAGACCTGCGGGAGCAGCACGTCGTCGAGCGCACCCTGAGCTGCTGGGTCTCCGACCTCAAGGAGTGCTTCACGGCCAGGATCGGCCCTGAGGGGCTCACCGGCATCGAGCGCGGCGGGCAGCACGACGGCCAGATCCGGGTGAAGGTCAGCAGCGACGACCTCGTCGCGCTGACCAAGGGCGAGCTGAGCTTCCCGATCGCGTGGGCGACCGGCAAGGTCAAGGTCGACGCGAGCATCAGCGACCTGCTGCGGCTGCGTTCGCTCCTCTAG
- a CDS encoding tetratricopeptide repeat protein, whose product MTRDDWNDEEEPARPPFADLPPPPPDTLPSGEVYDWYTRGVQLLENGDLHAAVELLTRASAAVPESRSVLEALARAQFDAGMYAEAKVSFEMIVAVNPADDYAQFGLGLAAARVDDLETAIEHLALAAAMRPDVAHYATALRGARATKAARR is encoded by the coding sequence ATGACGCGCGACGACTGGAACGACGAGGAGGAGCCGGCCAGGCCGCCGTTCGCCGACCTGCCGCCCCCGCCGCCCGACACGCTGCCGTCGGGCGAGGTCTACGACTGGTACACCCGCGGCGTCCAGCTGCTCGAGAACGGCGACCTGCATGCCGCCGTCGAGCTGCTGACCCGGGCCAGCGCGGCCGTCCCCGAGTCGCGCTCCGTGCTCGAGGCGCTGGCGCGGGCGCAGTTCGACGCGGGGATGTACGCCGAGGCGAAGGTGTCGTTCGAGATGATCGTCGCCGTCAACCCCGCCGACGACTACGCGCAGTTCGGGCTCGGCCTCGCCGCCGCCCGTGTCGACGACCTCGAGACCGCGATCGAGCACCTAGCGCTCGCCGCCGCCATGCGCCCCGACGTCGCCCACTACGCCACCGCGCTGCGCGGCGCCCGGGCCACCAAGGCCGCCCGGCGGTGA
- a CDS encoding GDSL-type esterase/lipase family protein: protein MIRRTRRLLCSLAAVAAAATLGVAPEPAAAAGVRIYPLGDSITYGATWYVGRPAQLPPEVPYSTVGVDSPGGYRAPLTLALTAQGVTHEMVGTSTANSNAVLDQLGQNRHNGHPGYRIDQNAAALDGRGPSSDLGGYWLTGTATRAPITPDVTVIHLGTNDIGQRYDPGTTYPNAGGKVNYANAAQRAAFVGNLTARLQALVDKVQALRPGSRIVLSNVTPWAAAPNDRVTYEYAQAISALVAGEQGRGERVVYADVWSAFATVVPATPAAPETIAVIPGLLSPDNVHPTPAGYAAMAAVYAQAIPAALALP from the coding sequence GTGATCCGTCGTACCCGTCGTCTGCTCTGCTCGCTCGCCGCCGTCGCGGCGGCCGCCACGCTCGGCGTCGCGCCGGAGCCCGCCGCCGCCGCGGGCGTGCGCATCTACCCGCTCGGCGACTCCATCACGTACGGCGCCACGTGGTACGTCGGCCGGCCCGCGCAGCTGCCGCCGGAGGTGCCGTACAGCACCGTGGGCGTGGACTCGCCGGGGGGCTACCGGGCGCCGCTGACGCTGGCGCTGACCGCGCAGGGCGTGACGCACGAGATGGTGGGCACGTCGACCGCCAACTCGAACGCCGTCCTCGACCAGCTCGGCCAGAACCGCCACAACGGCCACCCCGGCTACCGGATCGACCAGAACGCCGCCGCGCTCGACGGTCGCGGCCCGAGCAGCGACCTCGGCGGCTACTGGCTGACCGGCACGGCCACCCGCGCCCCGATCACCCCCGACGTCACCGTCATCCACCTCGGCACCAACGACATCGGCCAGCGCTACGACCCCGGCACGACGTACCCGAACGCCGGCGGCAAGGTGAACTACGCCAACGCCGCCCAGCGCGCGGCGTTCGTCGGCAACCTCACCGCGCGGCTCCAGGCGCTCGTGGACAAGGTCCAGGCGCTGCGCCCCGGCTCGCGGATCGTGCTGTCGAACGTCACGCCGTGGGCCGCCGCCCCGAACGACCGGGTGACCTACGAGTACGCCCAGGCCATCAGCGCCCTCGTCGCCGGCGAGCAGGGCAGGGGCGAGCGCGTGGTCTACGCCGACGTCTGGTCGGCGTTCGCCACGGTCGTGCCCGCGACGCCCGCGGCGCCGGAGACCATCGCCGTGATCCCTGGCCTGCTGTCGCCGGACAACGTGCACCCGACGCCGGCCGGCTACGCCGCCATGGCCGCCGTCTACGCGCAGGCGATCCCCGCGGCGCTCGCCCTGCCGTAG
- a CDS encoding HAD-IIA family hydrolase produces MTLGACAAPLCEAYDTALLDLDGVVYTGDAAIPGAVEAIAAARAAGMRIAYVTNNASRTPATVAAHLTALGIPAAESEVVTAAQAAATLLGTLVPPPGPVLVTGTEGLREALAAAGYASVPAAADRPAAVVQGYDPTLTYADLTEAALAVRAGAVWVACNLDATIPSERGQLPGNGALVAFVAHAVGRRPDAAAGKPERALHHEAVRRSGAVRPLVVGDRLDTDVEGAARAGCDSLLVLTGVTDEAALLAAPEGRRPTYVGLDLRTLLLPHPADGVRDGLDALRGVLRTTWV; encoded by the coding sequence GTGACGCTCGGCGCGTGCGCCGCGCCGCTCTGCGAAGCGTACGACACCGCCCTGCTCGACCTCGACGGCGTCGTCTACACGGGTGACGCCGCCATCCCTGGCGCCGTCGAGGCGATCGCGGCGGCGCGGGCGGCGGGCATGCGGATCGCGTACGTCACCAACAACGCCTCCCGCACCCCCGCCACCGTCGCCGCGCACCTCACCGCGCTCGGCATCCCCGCGGCCGAGTCGGAGGTCGTCACCGCCGCGCAGGCGGCCGCGACGCTGCTCGGCACGCTCGTCCCGCCCCCGGGACCCGTCCTCGTGACCGGCACGGAGGGGCTGCGCGAGGCGCTGGCCGCTGCGGGCTACGCCTCGGTCCCGGCCGCCGCCGACCGCCCGGCCGCCGTGGTGCAGGGGTACGACCCCACGCTCACGTACGCCGACCTCACCGAGGCCGCGCTCGCCGTGCGGGCCGGCGCCGTCTGGGTCGCCTGCAACCTCGACGCGACCATTCCCAGCGAGCGAGGTCAGCTGCCGGGGAACGGCGCGCTGGTGGCGTTCGTCGCGCACGCCGTGGGCCGCCGCCCCGACGCCGCGGCCGGCAAGCCTGAACGCGCGCTGCACCACGAGGCGGTCCGCCGCTCGGGTGCCGTACGGCCGCTCGTCGTCGGCGACCGGCTCGACACCGACGTCGAGGGCGCGGCCCGCGCGGGGTGCGACAGCCTGCTCGTGCTCACCGGCGTCACCGACGAGGCGGCGCTGCTCGCGGCGCCGGAGGGGCGGCGGCCGACGTACGTCGGCCTCGACCTGCGCACGCTGCTGCTCCCGCACCCGGCGGACGGCGTCCGTGACGGCCTCGACGCGCTGCGCGGCGTCCTGCGGACGACCTGGGTCTGA
- a CDS encoding TlyA family RNA methyltransferase: MAHRARLDAELVRRGLARSREQASAVIAEGRVRVGGLVATKPSTGVDATASVTVEEVATEEYVSRGGHKLAGALDAFTPPPEVEGRRALDAGASTGGFTDVLLRRGAAHVVAVDVGYGQLAWSVRSDPRVTVLDRTNVREITLDEVGEPVDLVVADLSFIALAKVVPALRGIATPEADLVLMVKPQFEVGKARVGQGGVVRDPEVRADAVRLVAAAGAEVGLGVMGVTASPLPGPAGNVEYFLWLRAGGPPLGEADLERAVREGPQ; the protein is encoded by the coding sequence GTGGCCCACCGGGCGCGGCTCGACGCCGAGCTGGTCCGGCGCGGGCTCGCCCGCAGCCGCGAGCAGGCGAGCGCGGTCATCGCCGAAGGCAGGGTCCGCGTCGGCGGCCTGGTCGCCACCAAGCCGTCCACCGGCGTCGACGCCACCGCCTCGGTGACCGTCGAGGAGGTCGCGACCGAGGAGTACGTCTCCCGCGGCGGCCACAAGCTGGCCGGCGCGCTCGACGCGTTCACACCTCCCCCTGAGGTCGAGGGGCGACGCGCGCTGGACGCCGGAGCCTCCACCGGAGGGTTCACCGACGTCCTGCTGCGCCGCGGCGCCGCGCACGTCGTCGCCGTGGACGTCGGATACGGCCAGCTCGCGTGGTCCGTCAGGAGCGATCCGCGGGTGACGGTGCTCGACCGCACGAACGTCCGGGAGATCACCCTCGACGAGGTCGGCGAGCCGGTCGACCTGGTCGTGGCCGACCTGTCGTTCATCGCGCTCGCCAAGGTCGTCCCCGCGCTGCGCGGGATCGCCACGCCGGAGGCCGACCTGGTGCTCATGGTGAAGCCGCAGTTCGAGGTCGGGAAGGCCCGCGTCGGCCAGGGCGGCGTCGTCCGCGACCCCGAGGTACGCGCCGACGCCGTCCGCCTCGTCGCCGCCGCCGGGGCGGAGGTGGGGCTCGGCGTGATGGGCGTCACCGCGAGCCCGCTGCCCGGTCCCGCGGGCAACGTCGAGTACTTCCTGTGGCTCCGCGCTGGCGGGCCGCCGCTCGGCGAGGCCGACCTGGAACGCGCCGTCCGCGAGGGGCCGCAGTGA
- a CDS encoding DUF1015 domain-containing protein — translation MTSQPDPAVPAPSGLELVPFRALRYDEAVAGPLSALTSPPYDVIDEDGVRRYEALSPYNVVRLILPRDPGDGRSTRYESAAALLAEWRAAGVLKADDEPALYAYEMRDGESVTRGLIGALALVDPDAGIVLPHENTMAGPVSDRLALTAATETNNEPIYLVYDGGGVASAVVSDVGGQPPLAEATTDDGLHHRLWAITDPEILAAVAADLHTRRAVIADGHHRYANFRRHQADRHAAGAGNGPWDHGLAFLVDATAFGPQVHAIHRVVPSLPVAEAVRLASEAFTVTRLDGSLDEALGALERAGKGGAAFVLSGTDGRWLLTEPSAAELGAHLPGEASAAWRGLDVTVAHHLLIRAVWHVTDDEDTVWYRHDAPSAEAAAHEHGGTALLLNPTPVEAVIAVAAAGERMPRKSTYFTPKPRTGFLLRAYADATNQP, via the coding sequence ATGACCTCCCAGCCGGACCCTGCCGTTCCCGCTCCCAGCGGACTGGAGCTCGTGCCCTTCCGTGCCCTGCGCTACGACGAGGCGGTCGCGGGGCCGCTCTCCGCCCTCACGTCGCCGCCGTACGACGTCATCGATGAGGACGGCGTGCGGCGTTACGAGGCCCTGAGCCCGTACAACGTCGTTCGTCTCATCCTGCCACGGGACCCCGGGGACGGGCGCTCGACGCGCTACGAGTCGGCAGCCGCCTTGCTGGCCGAATGGCGGGCGGCAGGCGTGCTGAAGGCAGACGACGAGCCGGCGCTGTACGCGTACGAGATGCGCGACGGCGAGTCCGTCACGCGCGGGCTGATCGGCGCGCTGGCGCTCGTCGACCCGGACGCGGGCATCGTGCTCCCGCACGAGAACACCATGGCAGGCCCGGTCTCCGACCGGCTCGCGCTCACCGCGGCGACGGAGACCAACAACGAGCCGATCTACCTCGTGTACGACGGCGGCGGCGTCGCGTCCGCGGTCGTCAGCGACGTCGGCGGGCAGCCGCCGCTCGCGGAGGCGACCACCGACGACGGCCTGCACCACAGGCTCTGGGCGATCACCGACCCCGAGATCCTCGCGGCCGTCGCCGCCGACCTGCACACGCGCCGCGCGGTCATCGCGGACGGCCACCACAGGTACGCGAACTTCCGCCGCCACCAGGCCGACAGGCACGCCGCGGGCGCGGGGAACGGCCCGTGGGACCACGGGCTGGCGTTCCTCGTGGACGCGACGGCGTTCGGGCCGCAGGTGCACGCGATCCACCGCGTCGTGCCGTCGCTGCCGGTGGCCGAGGCCGTACGGCTGGCGTCGGAGGCGTTCACGGTGACGCGGCTCGACGGCAGCCTCGACGAGGCGCTCGGCGCGCTGGAGCGGGCGGGCAAGGGCGGGGCGGCGTTCGTGCTCTCGGGTACGGACGGCCGCTGGCTGCTCACCGAGCCCTCCGCCGCCGAGCTGGGCGCGCACCTGCCTGGCGAGGCGTCCGCGGCGTGGCGCGGGCTCGACGTCACCGTCGCGCACCACCTCCTCATCCGCGCCGTCTGGCACGTCACCGACGACGAGGACACCGTCTGGTACCGCCACGACGCGCCGTCGGCCGAGGCGGCCGCGCACGAGCACGGCGGCACCGCGCTGCTGCTCAATCCGACGCCGGTCGAGGCGGTCATCGCCGTCGCCGCGGCGGGCGAGCGGATGCCGAGGAAGTCGACGTACTTCACGCCGAAGCCGCGCACGGGCTTCCTGCTCCGCGCGTACGCCGACGCGACGAACCAGCCCTAG